The Silene latifolia isolate original U9 population chromosome X, ASM4854445v1, whole genome shotgun sequence genome contains the following window.
TTAGagaaaattagagagagaaaatggaATGAGAAATTAGAAGGGTATAATTGTCAATAACGTACTGCGATGAGTAAAATATGTACTGAGAAAATCAGCACCCATATATATAAGACCACAACCGTCTCTTAACCTATGATCAGCCTGTTAATTAAAAGCCCAACCCATAAAATGAAAATCACAACCAAGTTAAATTTAAGGCCGCTTCCAATACCCTCCCAAAGTTAAGCAACCATGCTACCTCTAAATGGCGATCTTGACTCCAACTTCAACGTCAATTAAACTCCTTGTCCAACTCTTCCACATACATGTATTCATATCAAAGAGATTAATTTGCTGTTTAAAACTCTCAGTTTTCAAACTATACTTGATAGAGATTAATCTAAAAACCAtacttgacaaaaaaaaaaaagtactctaaaaaagagaaaaaaaaaatcattataaTCATATGAAATATTCAAAACTAAAATTTTGAGTTTTGAAGCTAAAGCATTTAGATGTTTTACTATCTATGTGAGCCGCTAAAAATCGTAAGTTAActatgtaaaagtttttatattgaAACCTATAATTTTCAACTTAAAACTCAAAGTTCTCACTATAAAAACATAAAtacttaaataaataaaataattagttaagGTTTAGAAGTATGGATTTTAAGTTTCAAAATCTAAACTTTCGAGATTGAATGCCAAACCTAATAGTCGATGTTGATAACTAGTTTTAATTGATTGTCGAAGGAGATAAAGGACCGAACGATGGTGAGAAGAACGACAATCGCAAAGGTGGCGAAGATATGGATTGCAGCGGTGGTGAGGACGACGGCTGTTGAGGCGGTGGATGTTGTGGCTTGCGACGAAGAATACTGGACGTATGTTGTAGCCTTGAAGTTGTCGTTGACTGGGTGGTGGCGAAAGAAGTGTGCAGTAGAAGAGAAggtgttttaattcttttatctTCTGTTTTACTTAAAACTCTATTTGTTGGGCTACTCTCTCCTATTGGGCCCGTCTTATGCTATGAGACGGTCCTATAGGATAATGTACAACATTAAAGCCAACCCCAGGCCTTAATCGTTCGATATTAGCCTTAAATAAAAAGTGACCAAGTCGTGCAAATTCAACTCCAGCCCAAAAACATAGTATCGAGTATATAACCAAACCAACTGACCTAATTCAATGAAAACGGAAACACAAGACTGTGTATCCGAAAATCATTTTGAAACCACTACAGAATTTATATCATAAAAATAGATAAATTGCATAATTTGTACTGAAGGACGCAGGAGATCATCAAAAGATCAATGACAAGCCAAGTTCATACTTCATACTACTATCCTTGCTGGGAAAAACATCACTGAAATGTTATCCAGTTCTAACAAGTTCTAGTGAGCCAAACTATCATTGTTCTAAATCCAAAATAAAAGTACCATGTTTGACTAAGAAATTCAGCTGATGCTTACTAATGACAATCAAAATCAGCTTCTTGTCGCCATCGGACACCATGCTTGTTCCTCCGTGACAAAATGTTCAGTAATGCTTAGCTGTTGACCTGTCATGCATCAGTAAGATGTTCGGTGTAGTTAGTCAAAATGACCCGAACTAAAGGTCTCTAATTCATTACAAATTTATACACAGTTATACAGAAATGGTTGAAGGCCTTGCAATGACCAAGCATTCAAGCGCAACTGATGACGTTAATATAAAAACACCCagcaaagaaaaataaaaacagcTCGACATTTTATATCAACCACTACGGGCACGGATTTAAACCCTTTATATCAATCACGTCAAAAAGGAAAAAGCATCACAAAATTTACCTTATTTGTTAGTTAAAGTCATATGCACTCTTCCAGCTCTTGGTGCAACTTAGAGCCTCCATCAGCTCTTCATCCAGACCCGCTACCTTGCTATCTTCCGGTACATCGTACCAAGTTCCAATTGAGAAACGAACGGCTAAGAAGTCGCGGGCCATTCTAGATAACTTAGGATATTTCAAGGAATTGTCCTTCCACCAGGGTAACACAGCAAAATTCTTATTCTTTGGCTGCAAAACGGGCTCTTCCATGTACAATTGAAGATCTGACTTCTTTGGCGGATTAGTATCATGTTGAAGAGGTTTCTGTGAACAAGTATACTCTTTCAACTCCTTGATTGTATTTAGTTTTGCCATAAAACTACCCAATTCTTGATCTTTATGCATACCACTTCCTCCCTCGTCTTCCCCTTCCTCCAAATCCGAATCACCTAAAACATATTCTTTTCTATCGTTTTCAACTCCATAGGAATCATAAAGTCTTTGAATGGTATCGTAGACAGTAGCAACCTTTTCGTCCCATTGAGCCCATTGAAATTTTTTTGCAGAGAACTCCAAAAACTTCATCTTGTAACGCGGGTCCAAAAATGCACAAATCGAGAGCATTAGGTACATCTTATCCCAGTACATATCATACGTCTTAAGCATTTTTCGTACTACCTCTTTCACAAATTCATCTGAAGACTTGGACTCTTGAACTAAATATGAGTAAAATTCAAGTAGACGCGGGAGAAAGAAATTGCCGGTTGGTTTTTTGACTTTGTAAAGCGGTTGGAAAATTGTGTAGATTTGATCATTCATTTCGGAAATCGCCTTGATCTTTGCCCATTCATATTCGGAAGGAACCTCTTCCTCGTGCCCATAAATATTTTCTGGAGAAAATAGTCCAGAATCTTTGAAATGAAGAATCTCTTTGAGCGTGAAAATTGAGAGGTGGACTGGTATTGGGCTTATCCATGGACTGGCCTTGTCAACAATTCCAACAATCATTTTAAGAGAGGAGTTAACCATTTCAGAGAGGACATCGGAAAAGCATTGAACTTGAAATAGGTTGCCCTTCAATAAGACATTCCTAACCTCTTTTATAAGAGACCCCTTTGCCGAATTGGCTAGATACGGATAGCCCGTTAATGACAATAACTTCCCATCCAAACCCCAGTCTTTCAAAACCTCCAAAACAACGTTAGTATCATCAGATCTATGAGAAGTTTGATTGAGAATCAAATCAATCAAGTTCCAATCATTGTCAATAAAATGGGCTCTCACGCAAAAACGAGATTCATTTGATTCCAGAGAGACTAAATCAACagaaatattaatgagtcctttgTTCTGTGAAAGAACGCCTTTCATTTTCTCCCGGTGTTCATTATATTTTCTTAAACAGTCTTGTTTCACAGACGCAAGGTTGAAGTTGATATCAAGAGTATCAAGTAATGGTGTGAGAGGTCCGGTTTTATGAAGGAGCGCTAGAGGTGATAAAGGTGGTACTTCGGCATCGAAAACCCAATTCGCAAGAGCATTATGAAGGTCCTCAAGCTGTTTCGCAGAAACATCTGATGACATATGTTCCTAGAGAAAATAAACGGGCATCGCAATACACATTCAATACGTTCTGAACTTGttgcaaaaaaagaaaaaaatatgacCTAGAGTCAACTTGATCAACAAAGAAGGTCTAGTAATCATAGGATCACAGAATGGTCAGCTTAATCCCACAGTATGAAGAATCAAACAATCAATTAAAATAATCAGTTCAAATAGATTCGACCCCGGCTCAATGAAGAATTAAATAACACTATATCTTATGGAAAACCACCCAACAAAGTCAATTGTCATATCTCTAGGGTTTTAAAACCGTAAATTTGCAAATACGGAACCGCCCCGATTTAACtcttatctcataattaaatcaTCAAACAACTCCAAAATACCAAATCATTAAGAACAACAAACAAATTAAGCGAGATCCTCGATTTTACCATGAAAATACAATTATAAATCTCAAACTCAAAGTCAGTCACTGTGTATGATTATGATTAAAGTAAAATAAATGATTGAAAGTGAGGCATATTTAAGAATTAGAAGATTTACCGATTCTGACATGATGTCGAGGTTGACGACTACTGCAAATATTTCGGAGGCGGCGCAATGTTCTCGGAGATGAGTTACCTCTATATACTTTGGCTGCACGATTATTTTTGTTGTTAATGGTTATCGCTTTTGACTTGGATTCTTTTATAGGTTGACCTCGACTTTCGGCTGTGTTACTCTTACAAAATTGCTTGCGCTTTCTCAAGGTCGGGGATTCCAATCTCATTTTTTATTCCATTCTTCTAATCCAACTTGACTATGCTTTCACAGGTCAAACCATCTCGTATCATTTGTCTCACAATAACTTCACGACACCGTCTCACTTtaatttttttccctttttttgtttgtttttatacCCGATTTTTACATTCCATACTCATGAAAATGCGACTCGAGCTTGATCGATTTTGTCAAAGTCTGGTATGGACTCGTAGTCGATTTTGCAACAACAGCTACTACTAGTGGCGGAGCTAGGATTTGTGTTTAGGGAGGCAGATGAGTAATAATATAAGGTACACTTACTTCGAAAATCTTAATCGCCATGGGAGGATGAGGGCCTTGCTAGCCCCTCCTAACTCCACCGCTGGCTACCGCCAAAtttaatcaaatcctaaactctGCCTGTGAGTGTTTTCGACCATTCATTGTGGATCCCAAGCCAGAGAAAGGGAGGGATTGTAGTATGTCTGTGGCAACCAACGTAAAATCTTAGTCACATTTTTTTGGACATGAATCGATTTTGAATGTCGTTGGGGGCATTATAAGTGACACATTGCACTTCTTTGACCCCGGTGTAGTAAAAAGTATGTGAGAGTTGTTAGGTCGTCCCTCAGTTGCAATGCACCATCTTTACACCTAAGGATGATGTCAAATAGCCAAGGGTGAGCTACATCTGTTAAACTAAAGTATAATGTCACAATCTCCTACACTTAATTTAACACCTAGTTCACCTACATTTAATGACGGTTATAAGTTttaacctcgcaagtgcacgttATCGTTGCACAATAAATGGCCGAACACAAGGAGCAAATGAGATTACTAATTCTTACGTTCTAACGTTTAGCTAAGTCAAATAAAACAAGTTGGCTTAATATCTAAGGACTAGGCTAAAGAACAATGAATAAATAGACTAAGTAAATTCTGAAATTAAAAAACAAGCAATCAAATACGGTTTTAACAATTGATGAAAGGCCTAGGGCGTGGTTAAGTCATTAACAATtcataattaacatattaatttcgTAAATTTATCGTTTGGGGGTAGCTTAGTGGGGGGAAAGCGCCTCTAATTCACTTTAATAACTTCCTCCAGGACTCATATTAAGACACTAGGATTCCCGACTCACATCCCACTTGGGTTCATGTCTCGGACCTCTCCTAAGCAAGGTTCTAGGCCCCAAAAACGCGCGTCATTCCCAAGATCCCCGACTCAAAGCACCCTTTCAAGGTTCTCCCTTCCGGGTTCAACCTAGATTGGCAAGGAATGTAGATGGGTAGTCAACTAGGCACCTAACCAATTCCCATTGGTGGACAAGAGTACACAACCAACCAAACTCCCAATTTAAAACATGAACAAGTAATTTCCACTGGAAACCCCACTAATTCCCCCTTGACAACAAATTTAGGGGGCGTTTGGAACATCAAAGGGAAAGGGTATGGAATAAAGAAAGAGAAAAGGGGGGGAAATGAATGAAATTACCTCAAAGTTACAATGTTGTTTGGTTACATCATTAGAAGGAAACAAATAATTCAAATTAAATTAACCCAAACAAGCCGCCCATTAATCCCCACCACCaaacaccaccaccacaaccacccatGAACACCTCTCACCCCACTTGTAATGGCCATTAGTCGATGACATACCCTGACTTGTCTACCGAGACCAAATTTCTTCCCCGAGATTGTGTCATTTTTGTTCTCTTACCATTAAACACAACACCTTtctttaaaaacaattaaaacttgTGCCTCAAGAGTGATTTAGATCATGTAATTTCCCACATCTCTGAAAAGTTAATAGCATGATTGGACATTTCTGCCAAGTTCAATCCACTAAGCATATAATTGCAATATTTCAATTTTGTGAACATCTAATGGCGTCCTTAGAATATAGAGAAGTTAgtaaaaactacaataaaatatCATGGTATAAATCTTATGCTAACAACATAAAAGAAAgagtaaattaataattactcccttttataaaccacttttctaaaataactcccttatgaaaactttttaataatttactccccTCAAATGTTCTTAGGTCAAAAATTGCACCCATTTTGACAATCCGGTGACA
Protein-coding sequences here:
- the LOC141618083 gene encoding zinc finger BED domain-containing protein RICESLEEPER 2-like — translated: MSESEHMSSDVSAKQLEDLHNALANWVFDAEVPPLSPLALLHKTGPLTPLLDTLDINFNLASVKQDCLRKYNEHREKMKGVLSQNKGLINISVDLVSLESNESRFCVRAHFIDNDWNLIDLILNQTSHRSDDTNVVLEVLKDWGLDGKLLSLTGYPYLANSAKGSLIKEVRNVLLKGNLFQVQCFSDVLSEMVNSSLKMIVGIVDKASPWISPIPVHLSIFTLKEILHFKDSGLFSPENIYGHEEEVPSEYEWAKIKAISEMNDQIYTIFQPLYKVKKPTGNFFLPRLLEFYSYLVQESKSSDEFVKEVVRKMLKTYDMYWDKMYLMLSICAFLDPRYKMKFLEFSAKKFQWAQWDEKVATVYDTIQRLYDSYGVENDRKEYVLGDSDLEEGEDEGGSGMHKDQELGSFMAKLNTIKELKEYTCSQKPLQHDTNPPKKSDLQLYMEEPVLQPKNKNFAVLPWWKDNSLKYPKLSRMARDFLAVRFSIGTWYDVPEDSKVAGLDEELMEALSCTKSWKSAYDFN